tcttttcagcggtgcccagcgacaggccaaggggccacgggcacaagctggaacacgggaagctccccctgaacatgaggacaaaccccttccctgtgcgggtgccagagcaggggcacaggctgcccagaggggctgtggggtcccttccctggagacattcaccccccgcctggacgcggccctgtgcccctgctctgggggtgcctgctcacgcagggggtgggacggggtgagctcccgagggccctgccagcccccgccatgctgggattctgtgatagaGCACCACCAGGGGCCCATATAGCACTGCCCAGGGCCCGTATAACCTTGTCTAGGCCCATTTATCACCACCTGCGGCCCGAACAGCACCCCGTAGGGCCCATAAAACGCTGTCAGGGCCCCTATATCACCACCAGGGGTCCATATAACATTGCCTGGGCCCCTATAGCGCCGCCCGGGCCCTCCCAGCGGCGCCGCGGCCGGCCCCGTTGCCATGGCGACAGCGGAGCGCGGCggcaccccgccccccccgtaGGCCGCACCGGAAGTCAGGCCCCGTTGCCGTGGCGACGCGGCGGCGCGCGAGGCCCGTTGGGAGTGCATTGCGCTGAGGCGGGCCTGGGTCCTGGGCTCCGCCATGGACCCCGAGGCGCTCGTCGAATGTCCCTACGACAAGAGCCACCGGGTCCGGGGGTCCCGGCTGCCATACCACCTCGTCAAGTGCCAGCGGGTGAGCGGGAGCCGGGGCCGAGGTCTACGCGGGGCCTGGGGCCTGCTGGAGGCCGGGGCCTACGGGGGGCATGGGGCTTGGGGCCTGAGGCCTGTTGGAGGCCGGGGCCAGGGCCTGCTCGGGGCCGGAGCCGAGGCCTAGTGGGAGCCAGAGGCCTAATGGGAGCCGGGGCCGAGGCCTGCTGGGGGCCAGGGCCGAGGCCTAATGGGGGCCGGGGGTCAGACAGCTCTGAGGTAGAGGCTCCCCCCCAAAACCTAGCCACCTCTCACCTCTCCTTGCCCCCTCCCCAGAACAACCCACGGTTAGCCCGCGCACTGGCTGCCTGCCCCTTCAATGCCAGGCACAGGGTGCCCCAGGCCAAGCTGCAGAGCCACATCGCCACCTGCCCCGACAAGCACCAACCTGACCTCCCCCACGGTACAGCATGGCCCCCACCTCACTGCCGTGGCAGCCACACTCAGCTGTACTGCCTCCCCCCACAACTGTTCCCTCTGTCCCTGCAGAGGTGGACACGTCCTGTGGCAACAGGATGAAACAACCGGAGGTCCCCACAGCCTGGCAGGGCCCCCCGTGCCAGGAGGACTGGGAGGCTGGTGAGTGTCCCCGGGGTACCAAGCAGCGCTTCCCCCCCTCACCATGTCACCCCAAGGCTGCCATGTCCCTGTCTTGTCACCCTTTGCAGAGCTGGAGGACCTGGAGGACCCCCCACCATTCATCCTTAACGTCGGGACAAATGACCTACTCCTCCCATATGAGAGGTAGGAGCCCACAGGGCCAGGGATGTCCCCTCCCTTGGTGCCCGCATTTGGGTGTTATTCCCCCTGAGGGTGCTGCCCACACCAACCCCCCTGGCCCTCTCTcgaccccagctctgccccggCAGCACCCACAAGCAGGAGCCAaggtggaggagctgcagggcaCCCTGCGGCAGGCATGGAGCAGCGGGTACTGGAGGGACCACAAACGGCAGCAGCTGGACCAGGGCAGTGCCCATCCTTCCCCCAGGACTGGGGGGACCGCGGTGCCAGGGGGGGCCGTGCCCCCTCGGCCGCTGCTGCAGGGGGTGATCATACCCACAGCTTTTAAATGCATGTTATAAATAAGCTACCTGTGAGTGTGCATGATGTCCTGTcacccggggtgggggggtgaaaGGGACCCTGTGGGGAGGGGACCGTGCCACCCCCATGGGAGGGATGCTGCGGATACCCCAGGGATGGGACCCCCAGTGCGAGCTTCCagcctgccccgctccccccacGCTCCTGTGGCTGTATGGCCCTGCCCCTTGTGGCACAGATGAGTGGggggcaggacctgtggcccccCACTCCGAGGTGGGTACAGCactggggaggggcaggggacaaCAGCTCTATCACACAGCGGGATCTCACGCCCCTGCGCCTGCCCATGTCCCCGTAACCCCTCCAGTGCATCCTTGTAACCCCCTGGGCCTGCCCATGTCTCTGTAACCCCCAGTGTGTCCCCATACCCCCCCAGTTTATCCCCATAACACTCTGGGTCTGCCTGTGTCCCTGTCACACAACCCCCAGCATGTTACCCCCACCCCTCAGCTCACCCACAACCCTGTAACCCCCCAGTATGTCCCTGTAACCCCCTGGGCCAGCCCATGTCCC
The Phalacrocorax carbo chromosome 27, bPhaCar2.1, whole genome shotgun sequence genome window above contains:
- the GTSF1 gene encoding gametocyte-specific factor 1 isoform X3, yielding MDPEALVECPYDKSHRVRGSRLPYHLVKCQRNNPRLARALAACPFNARHRVPQAKLQSHIATCPDKHQPDLPHEVDTSCGNRMKQPEVPTAWQGPPCQEDWEAELEDLEDPPPFILNVGTNDLLLPYESSAPAAPTSRSQGGGAAGHPAAGMEQRVLEGPQTAAAGPGQCPSFPQDWGDRGARGGRAPSAAAAGAQCFQGPHGAPAVLGGEESSEEATGFGAVRVEMETRVSCRLPPAGLPARPAAAARSPASSNTPSSKAGGGDPAGLTLGGKTSFFFFFLFFPAVHREVRDISFPIQQRRARGRGRAGPSWPGRGGVIWCCN
- the GTSF1 gene encoding gametocyte-specific factor 1 isoform X5, with protein sequence MDPEALVECPYDKSHRVRGSRLPYHLVKCQRNNPRLARALAACPFNARHRVPQAKLQSHIATCPDKHQPDLPHEVDTSCGNRMKQPEVPTAWQGPPCQEDWEAELEDLEDPPPFILNVGTNDLLLPYESTHKQEPRWRSCRAPCGRHGAAGTGGTTNGSSWTRAVPILPPGLGGPRCQGGPCPLGRCCRGTMFPGTPRSPRRAGRAVSCVLRTVPITALQHLPADFAQRVDPAGHETRHVSTPSHGSRSPGGRLPSPPGMGRGDQRRRETQSSRRDPSLPPRSGSRYRLGAGSCPRAGTSRAWPRLLGQPGSAG
- the GTSF1 gene encoding gametocyte-specific factor 1 isoform X9: MDPEALVECPYDKSHRVRGSRLPYHLVKCQRNNPRLARALAACPFNARHRVPQAKLQSHIATCPDKHQPDLPHEVDTSCGNRMKQPEVPTAWQGPPCQEDWEAELEDLEDPPPFILNVGTNDLLLPYESTHKQEPRWRSCRAPCGRHGAAGTGGTTNGSSWTRAVPILPPGLGGPRCQGGPCPLGRCCRGTMFPGTPRSPRRAGR
- the GTSF1 gene encoding gametocyte-specific factor 1 isoform X1, yielding MDPEALVECPYDKSHRVRGSRLPYHLVKCQRNNPRLARALAACPFNARHRVPQAKLQSHIATCPDKHQPDLPHEVDTSCGNRMKQPEVPTAWQGPPCQEDWEAELEDLEDPPPFILNVGTNDLLLPYESTHKQEPRWRSCRAPCGRHGAAGTGGTTNGSSWTRAVPILPPGLGGPRCQGGPCPLGRCCRGTMFPGTPRSPRRAGSSAQRIGMRGCPGLSWRNTFPAHPPRTQIPSPRGAGASPHRRAETFPHALPAGGKPSESLPAPAVSCVLRTVPITALQHLPADFAQRVDPAGHETRHVSTPSHGSRSPGGRLPSPPGMGRGDQRRRETQSSRRDPSLPPRSGSRYRLGAGSCPRAGTSRAWPRLLGQPGSAG
- the GTSF1 gene encoding gametocyte-specific factor 1 isoform X7 — its product is MDPEALVECPYDKSHRVRGSRLPYHLVKCQRNNPRLARALAACPFNARHRVPQAKLQSHIATCPDKHQPDLPHEVDTSCGNRMKQPEVPTAWQGPPCQEDWEAELEDLEDPPPFILNVGTNDLLLPYESSAPAAPTSRSQGGGAAGHPAAGMEQRVLEGPQTAAAGPGQCPSFPQDWGDRGARGGRAPSAAAAGAQCFQGPHGAPAVLGGEESSEEATGFGAFTGRSEIYLSPSSRGERAGGVVPVPPGRAEEE
- the GTSF1 gene encoding gametocyte-specific factor 1 isoform X6 is translated as MDPEALVECPYDKSHRVRGSRLPYHLVKCQRNNPRLARALAACPFNARHRVPQAKLQSHIATCPDKHQPDLPHEVDTSCGNRMKQPEVPTAWQGPPCQEDWEAELEDLEDPPPFILNVGTNDLLLPYESSAPAAPTSRSQGGGAAGHPAAGMEQRVLEGPQTAAAGPGQCPSFPQDWGDRGARGGRAPSAAAAGAQCFQGPHGAPAVLGGEESSEEATGFGAQFTGRSEIYLSPSSRGERAGGVVPVPPGRAEEE
- the GTSF1 gene encoding gametocyte-specific factor 1 isoform X8, translated to MDPEALVECPYDKSHRVRGSRLPYHLVKCQRNNPRLARALAACPFNARHRVPQAKLQSHIATCPDKHQPDLPHEVDTSCGNRMKQPEVPTAWQGPPCQEDWEAELEDLEDPPPFILNVGTNDLLLPYESTMFPGTPRSPRRAGRAVSCVLRTVPITALQHLPADFAQRVDPAGHETRHVSTPSHGSRSPGGRLPSPPGMGRGDQRRRETQSSRRDPSLPPRSGSRYRLGAGSCPRAGTSRAWPRLLGQPGSAG